The Salvelinus fontinalis isolate EN_2023a chromosome 7, ASM2944872v1, whole genome shotgun sequence genomic sequence agtgaggaggaagagaagagggataGCGAGAGAgtgaagagggaggggagaggaagaggcaaaAGCAGATAATTAGTTTCCACCTTGAAAACATCTCAACCACCTAATccactcactctgtctctcatccAGTCACACCACTGTCACAGTCAGACTTGAGTTAGAGACTACCTTCAGGACAACTCGCATGCCTCTGGATAACAgttaacggtgtgtgtgtgtgtgtgtgtgtgtgtgtgtgtgtgtgtgtgtgtgtgtgtgttactctgtctgtagtAACCTCTACCCCTATGTGAAACACTAGAAAAAACTATCTGTGGTGACAGCTTTTGAAAATCGTGCGTTTGAGAGAACATTACTAGAGAAACTTCTAAACACATTAAGAGTACAGATGAAATGAAATCAATTCTGTGGTGAAACTCAAGACACAGCCGAGAGACTTATTTcttcacacattatacacacacggTTACACAAGATGTATAGTAAGGCGCTGTGTGGTGTACGTACCTAGCCCCTCATCACCGGCCCAGCATCAGACAGGAAATGAGAGGGGGGCCTGACTGTGGCCATGGCAACAAGGACAGCTACAAGGACTGACCCTGAAACAAGTGTCCAATACACAGAGAGGTGAAAGTTCACAGGTCACCCCTGTGAAcccacacctctctccctctgctccaatcCAGACCCCTCTTATCGACCCCCTTTCTTAGGCTGTCCCAAGGACTGGGAggaagttgcccctagacaccTAGGTCAGCTTGGAGTTAGGATTTGCGGAAGGGAAGCGGATCCTAGATATGTGACTAGGAGCAACTTCTGACCGCAGCCTCCCCCAGGGCAAGGGAAAGAGCACAGGCATGTCCATGGACACCTGTAACTAGCCTAGGTCCCTCAGAATAGAGATCTCCCTCAGGCAGTGGTCTCCAATTGTGGTCCTGGAGCTAGTGTGCAGGTTTTTGTTATAGCCCTAACCTATACGACTCTATGCTGGGatggaacaaaatcctgcactGTCTGGACTAGGGTTGGAGACCACTGACTGGTCTAAAACTAGACCCTGCTCATCTACTGGGAAACAGAATGCACCAGGACTGGTTGCTAGGGGCACCCAACAACCACACAAACATCACAGTCCATATGCTGGTAATGCTAGTGTGCTGTAAATCAATGTTAGCTGCTGTAATGCTAGTGTGCTGTAAATCAATGTCAGCTGCTGTAATGCTAACGTGCTGTAAATCAATGTCAGCTGCTGAAATGCTAGCAAAATGCATGTCACTAACATTAGTATGATCAATGCACTCTCATCCCTATATCATGTCTCTGAACATGTCCACAGCATATGTCCATGGCATCTGCATGTGAAGGATGTGTCATGTTAAATGAAGAATGAACTCAGCTGATCCATCACTCTCTCTATAGCTAAATGATGTGACAATGTGTAACCTAACCTGAGAAAGAGATTCCTCAGGATGTGTCATTTAAAACAGTAACAGTAGCGCCCTGCCTCTGTGTGTTTACAGAGCTCAGGGAGGCTTGGGGTACAGTTACACCCACTGGCTTCAAACAGCCCACTATAGAAACACTACAGGGTAGGAGGGTCCAGACGGGGTCCACAGACAGAGGCAGGATAAGTGAAAGAATAGTGCTTTTCCCTTTCCCCTGTTCTGAGATCAGTGTGAATCCAAGGAAAGAGACGAGGAAGCATCTTTAGACTACCGAGACGGACCCATAATCTCTGCCTTGCCCTGGGGTGCTAGAGGACAAGGGGGGGTTTCTGGGGTCTGCAGACTTACTTCcagctctcctcttcctcccctccctccctcattctccaaGCCCCTATTCCGACTCCGAGGGGGACTCTAGTGGACAGACCAGAGCACCACTAGTAGCCGGGTGTCAGACCAGAGCACCACTAGTAGCCGAGTGTCAGACCAGCGCACCACTAGTAGTCGGGTGTCAGACCAGAGCACCACTAGTAGCCGGGTGTCAGACCAGCGCACCACTAGTAGCCGGGTGTCAGACCAGCGCACCACTAGTAGCCGGGTGTCAGTACTGCATTTGCACCTGCTTTGGTAAGAATGTCACATGTAAGGAATCTGCATCGCTACCCTTAACATGGTGTACGCACTTCACAGGAAATGTAATTagtcagaatgtgtgtgttttgcggggaggggtggggggtgatgGAAGTGCAGGGAGATTTGTTTATCTCTGTATGTCAGATTAAAGATTAAAGTCTGGGTTCACCATGTTACCACTGTTAGACTGCAGTGCAAATATCAGGCTCAGTCAACATAAACAAGAGGCTTCCTTTACCGTCAGAGCATCTTTTCTGacgcagacagaaacacacaataCAGACAACagatgctctcacacacacacatcagtaaaCTATGTACGTTAGCGCTGACAAGGGTTGCCATGGTAGCAGTGGACCCCACGTTTCGGGGCCCTTACATCTGACCTGGATTCCACTGAATAACAGTGGAACTACTCCATTCTAACCCAGTTTGTTCTACATCAACAGAACATTTATCAAACTAAATACAGTATATGTCTCTGGCTCTATGCGTACAGCCATTCAGTTATTTGACTAAGGCTGGGTGGTGATTAGGGAGCAGGCTGAGGAAGGCTTGTGAAGTGGGTACACCAGTGGGCGTGGGCGATGCAGACACCTGtagggtagtggggtggtatgtTTGGGGTGAGGAGCAGGTAAGACAGTGGACGGTACCTTCTTGATCCAGGCCTGTGGTCCGCTGTTGGACAGCTCCTCTGAGCTGAGCACCGTTGCTCCAGTAGAACCTGTAAACAGTCCAGGGATGGTGTTGGACTGGGCCCATGCATCCACCTAACAGAGAGAAATGTTTAGTGTGTGAGAAAGGAGGTGGAAAGAGCGTACATTATGCTTCTACAAACGCCTGTTTACCTGTTCCTGAGCACGGCTGAGCATGCAGATGGCGCTGACGTCGTACGGGTTCTCGGCCAGACGCTTCTGGGCCTTCATCCTCTCACCGACTGCCTGGGTGATGTCTACAGGCTAGAGGGGGAGACACAGAagtcagcaccacacacacaccccagtcattcacacaaaaacacaatactacacacacatacatacaccagTGAACAACCGATTAAACGAATAAGGAAAATCCATTCACCATACAAGAAAGAAATCTAGACTTATTCCATGAGACCTAGATCAGTTGTTATATGAAACTACTTACATCTACGTAGTCGTCAGTATTTGTATTTTTAAGAGTTGTCAGTATTAGTACAGTTgtacacccccccaaaaaataaaacgCAACCTGTGGAATTTCAGCCAGCTTTGTTTAATAACAGTTGCATCAAATACAAAATTAGCACAAATTAACAGCAAGGTCACGGATGACGTCACCCGACTTCTCATTGGTCTGCCCATCTGACGATTGATGACTAATCGGTAACTCAATTCTAAACAACTTGTCATCGCCTGGAAGTCAGATTATTAAATGGTATTGCTCTGAGATTTGAGAGGTTAAATAATGCCCTtgattgtacattcaatttggaACTGGTGGGGGAGGAGGGTCAGTGTTTTACATGCCGCCCTCAGAAACAGCTATTCCAGCTAAACCCAGTCAATGCTGCTATAGGGTCAGATGAGGAGCACAGGTATGGCATTCTAACTAAACTCACCATACCACCTAAACCAGTGGTTATCAAATCTTTTTCATCCTGCTGGGCAGGACAACCCACCTAAGGCTTTTGGACTTTTCTATTTTCAAATCATCCACACCAATGTTTCTAGCTACTGTGTGTAACCATAGAACCTGGTCTCAAACTACATCCCAATAGAAATCAGCAGTGACCTACCATTTCAGAAACCACTGATCCAAACCACTAAACGTGGTAAAACACTGGGTTAAAACTAAAACCCCAAAATAAATCATATCTTTTTAACGCGTATGATTTTGAAATGCATAATATCTCaactcactttctctccctcctccctctttcacGACGACTCCCCTAAAACACCTTCATCTCTCTTAGTGTCACcttatcccctcctcctccccctcccctccgtaTCCCACCTGTAGCGGCGGCTCCGGGAACACACTATCACTCTCCTTGACGACCGCCGGCTCCTCCGTTGCCACGGACACCGCAGACAAAGGCGCATCCCCAGGCGATGTTTCCTTGGCAGCCGTTGCCAATGCCTTGGTCGCCGCCACCTTGGCCTTTTCCGCCTTCTTGTCGACGGTCACCCACTCTCCGTAAGCCCCTCCCCCGTCGCCCTCCTTCTTCCTGTGCTGGGAGCCCGACGACACGGGGAACTCCTTGGCGAACGCCGCCTCGCTCCGAACCGCTAACGCCGGCGATGGACGCACGGACGCGttctgagagaggaggggggaggaggggcagCACAGGAGTAGGAGGggcggtggggggtggggggggggttactgttaaAAAAATGGgaggaaaaaaatataaaaagacaaagAGGTGTGTTTCAACAAGGGGAATGGTTGAAGAGGAATGGCTGGTTATCATAGCACTTATTGGGCCCAGTCTCAATCAGGGGGATTTATCTCCAGTGCACTTCAACCAGCAAACTTCACTCACATGACTGAGGTCTCCTTGGGATGGAAGTTTGTGGGAAAGTGCAAAAGAGTATAAATCTACCTGGTTTGGTTCTGGGCCCAAGGAGGCTTGCTGTCTGCTTTGCCCATCGCCTATGTTGGCGCAATAGGAAAAACAGTATGTTTGTTGTAAAATGTTATGTGGCAGCAATGGAAACAGCTCTTAACATCAGCCCAGGGCAAAACAGACAGCATACTGCAGTTCACTTCAACCATTCACCCAGTTAGGCACATCTCTTCAGTCCCACATAGTATctatgtatgcactctactgtaagtcgctctggataagagcgtctgctaaatgacttgtaaatgtaaaatgtaaatctaAACAGTAACTAGTCTTTAACTATGTTCAAACAGTAACCATGTTCTGAAAATGAAATTTCACTTCAAACTGCCtcgatacattttttattaataagGAAATGTTTAAGctcagaatgtactgtatattcatgAAAGACATgttgatgctgtgtgtgtgtctgtgtatgttcaATGTTCTTACATTGAGGCTGAAGGAGATGCCCTTGACCTCCCTCAGGGCGGCTCGTCCAAACGGTTTGCCGTCGTCCTCGTCGTCAGATACACGGGGTTCAGCGAGGGCCAgctcccctcccttctccacaATCTTCTTACACTTCTACAGAAACACACAGGACACAGCTAGAGGGTCAGTATTTCCATTACCATACAATTTCATGTCTAAGATTTGTGTTTTAATATGAAAAAGGTGCAAGACTAGATTTTGCACCAGGACAAATGCTTAGTAAATCTTCTCCAAAGCATATTATTACATGATTGTCATCATCATGACATTGAAGAGCACTTACGTCAGTGAACTCCTTGATGCTGATGCTGTTTGCCTGCTTGGCCACTTTCCTCTTCACATCCTCGATGGTGGCCATGTTGGGCTGGGGGGGACCTGGCGGGGGCTTGTTGGTGATGCTGGGGAGCGGGGCCATCTGGTGCATGGAGGCCATAGATCCCATACTGGCCAGGGCAGCAGTCATTGTGGCAGCTGTCATGCTAGCCATAGCTGCATTCATGGTCATGCTCATAGGCATGTTCATAGACATGTTCATGGGCATGTTCATATTCATGGGCATGGAGAAGGACATGGGGTTGGGTAAAGGCAGCTGGAGGACCGCTTTGGGTCGCAGGCTCTCTGGGATGGGTATCCCGGCCTTGGCACACATGGCGGCTGCATTAGCCTTAGCAATCTCCAGTAACTGGTCTTTATCTGTGAGGAGGGATGAGGAACACACCACAAACTTGCATTGAGACTTACTGTACACCGGTGTTTTTGTCAAGTTACCATTGGGGAAAATAAAGTTATTCAATTCAAATACATTGATCATTCCCCCCAAAATTGTGACATGCTTACCCAGCTCTGTGAGTCGTGGCGGGCTTTTGCTGGTGTCGCGGTTGGTGCGTGCCGGAGACCTCTTCTTGCGGAGGATGAGGACTGGGGAGTGGCTTGGCTCACGCTTCCAGCGGTCCCTCTGGCTCAGCTGGTGGCTGCCGAATGCACCCCTACCCCTCCGCCGCGAACCGGAGTGTGACCTCGATCTCTTTGACCTCCGAGCAGGAGATCGTGACTTGGACCATTTCCTTTTCGGCGACCTAGACTTTGAGCGCTTGTTCCGCGTTCTGGATTTGGACCGTGATTTCTTCTTTCTCGTCCCGGACTTTGAGCGAGACCTCTTCCTCCGAGACGGCGTCCTGGACTTCCTCTTGCGGCTTGGCGACGAGGACCTTGATTTCCTTTTCCTCCCTGGAGACTTGGTTCTGGACCTCCTCTTCTTGGAGGACTTTGCATCAGAGCGTTTCTTCTGACCAGGAGACTTTGACCGTGACTTTTTCCTCGTTGAAGGAGACCTGGACTTTGAAGATTCTCCTTCCTTCTCTGTCGTCTCTGCCTCTCCAGATGTTGGCTGTGGTTTAGGTTGAGGTGAGGCAGGCAGCTCTTCACCCTGAGGTGTCACCTTGTCCCCTCCATCAGCATCCATTTTGTGGGGTAAGGAATCTACAGAGCCATCCAAGGTTTCTGAAAAAACAGGTCCATCCGATTCCCCTGGCTCACCAGTTGGCTGGCCGATGAGGTTGGGATCAGATGCTGACGTTGACTGGTGGTCAGCGGAGGCCTCATGCTGCTCACCTGAAGGCAGCTCAGGAGGAATAGGACACTTCTGTGGAGACGTCAGACATTCTAAGGGCTGGGAGGAAACGGCTGGCTCTCCCTTACTGTTGTCCCCTAAGAAGGGTATCGGCTTCCACCCTCCTCCAGTGGCGGCGGCCATATTAACGACACCCTCAATGCTGCTTTCGGAAGCTAGGGCTGGCGGATCGATTGGAACCATTACATTTTCGTCTTTCACATCGGACTCATCTTTAGCCAGGGCCACAGAGGGATCCTTCTCGGCTGATTGGCTGTCTCTTGAGGCAGACCTGGATTTTGATTTGTCGTTTCTGGACGGAGAGGGAGATCCTGAAATCATCTCTCGGTGTTTCGACTGAGATCTCGTCTTTGATTTCGATCGCCTTCTGGATCTCGATCTAGACCGTCTGTCTTTCTTCAAGATCACGAGGGACCTTGACCGGGTTCTCCTGCCTCTCCTGGCAGACCCAGACCTTCGAGAATGTGACCCGGACCTCCGGTGCCGTGATCTGGAACGCGTGTGTCCGCCACGTCTTCTACCGGACCTCGATCTggatctccctctcctgtccctgGATCTGGACCTGCGCTTGCCTGAACGAGACCGCGAGCGTCTGGAGGACTTTTCCGGACACTTCTCCTCTAGTTTAGGGATGATATCAGGCAGATCCTGAGGTTTGCTCTCCTTGTTCCCAGGCTGAGGCTTCGACTCTGACTCCGACCCAGATGAGCTGTTGGACTTGTCACCATCTTTCTTctgcttttttttcttcttcttcccaGAATGTCGTTTGTGCCGCTTGGATCTCCCATCATCCTCTTCCCCTGTGGGATGAATTacaatattttattattttataataATCATCATGACATTTGATTCAATGGTGCAATATGTAGAAATTGACATTACCTGGTTGCTAAAAATTCTGTTTGTGACAAAAAGTAAAATTGTGTAGAGAATCACTGTACCATCTagctaaactgctgtgaaatatattttcaataaccaaaaactTTGTAAAATGAAGTAAACAGATCTACCATCAAACTTGCATTCAATGAGAATGAAATGTGAATTCTATATCTGTCAATGTGAATTGCGTCGTGCACAAAGCTACATAATGGACCTTTAAGTAGTCTGCTGATTATTAACATCAAACTGAAAAGGTCCACCACTGCTGTTATGCATAGTAGTATCTTGAGACTACTTACCAGTCTTTGCCTTGTCTCCATCAGAGTCTGCTGCTGATTCTGAgccgctctctttctcttccttacGTTTCTTCTTTTTGCTTTTGTGTTTCTTGTGCTTCTTGTGCTTCTTGTGTTTCTTTTGTGGGACAGCACCCTCTTCCTTATTGGCTACACCATCTTTATCTGCATAAATAATGCAATACATTACAATTTCACTTGAAATAGATGCTTTCACCTGATCAAAACTGTAGTATCAGTGCAAATAAAGGAAAGGAGGTGAGAGAATATCACTTTGGACTATTGAGATACAGCCCTTGTGTTACTGACCTTGTGTGTTGTTGATCCCATCTGCAGTTTTACCATTGGGATGGCCTTCATCTGTCAGACTTAATAAAGAGAATGCAGGTATGAGATGACACCTGTACTTGAACTTACAGTAGGTTCACTCACTTTCTTATCAGTAGTGGTCTTGGTTTCTTAACAACATGACACTGGACACAACGAATGGACAATATCGATAAGTATGCGTGGGCTTGAATGATTAACGTGGTCTACATAATAACTgacagggcttgtaagtaagcatttcactgtaaggtctacatctgttgtattcggtgcatgtgaaaaataaaatgtgatttgacatGCGAGGtaggggtgggtataatttgtggaacgttccaacaggaatctgttctaGAAACTTCGTAAATAACAAAGTTGCCAACAACGCGTACAAAGTTGTATAGCGGCAGAATAAGATACCGGGTAGGGAGTGGGCTATTTCATTAAGTTTGTCACTCAACGCGTTTATTCCGAAAAATGTCTGTCTTCACTCTGTTAGCCTATGGACAAACGTTAAGAATACGCTACGTGGTGGGTTGATGCCTATtcggcagctagttagctaggtgaaTTTATCATTctactttgtatgcgttgtttgttggcaaccttgtacTTTACGCCGTTTTTgtaacagattcctgttggaacattccacaaattatacccaccctgcGAGGTAACTTAGATAGCTACTGTTAGTTATTTAGCGTTAACCTCAAATTAGAACGTGACTGTGTAACGTGAAAACTCAAATGCATAACTAAGTCCCCGACATTGCTTTTGACATAGCTAACTACACTAAACATCCGGATAatccagaatgtgtgtgtgtaaattgtgTGTATTGCCTTTGCACACTGACTCTGTCAAACCAACGTTTCGGGGGAGTTCTAGCAAAGAGATCGCGTCCTGGTAAACTGCTAACGTTGGCTTGTTAGCAATCCAAATTTAGCATGATTAGCTAACTAGGAAGGTGCGTAGTGCGAACAAGCCCTGTACCGGCCCTGTACCTGGTGCCACGTTAGCTACCTGGTTTGCTTGAACCCAATAACCACAGAATAATAATCTTTGCAAGAACCAACCCATGAGACTACCGTGTTACTAGTCAGGTAGTTAGCTAGTTAAATACGTTGTAGCCACAGCAACTGCCTGCCTTGCACACTTTGTACTGCCGGACACGCAAGCTAGCTAACCTTGTAACGTTAGGCCAGCACAGAAAATCATACATTTCTCAAATTGCCCGAACAAACCATTCATGCCAGTAATGTAGGCTGTATAAAAACATATTTACATGATATCTTGACTCTCATCTTCAATTTCTTTTATCTTATTTACTACGAAATCGCGAAAAATTTGCTCGATGTTGGCCGCCATGTCTTTAGTAAACCCTCAATGTCTACAGCCACCAATGTGTTTTCCGCGGCGTCCGTTCAGCGCATGTGTAGCAGCACAGACCGACACCAGACGTTGGTTGCAACCCACCTCACATCGACAGACTGAAAAAGTTGTTCATGTTTGGGTGCGTACTCTCTTTGCCtctgtctgttataaactgtCGGTGTAGTGAAGCACTTCGTTTATCTATTGGTCTCACTTTTGTAGTTTTCCTCAAGCTAATTGTTTTCCTGAAGTCTTTTTGTTGATATAGGCAGGCAGTAGATAGTAGTCTATCCTATTTTATTATTTATGACTACCTGCCATACAGGAGTGTCTTATTCATAAACATGGATTATGCGGCTTGGATTAGTTGGTTCCAGTTAATTTCTTTTTGATTtcattatacagtatatactattcaaacagtattcagacagttGGAGTAGGGGAAGTCTTTGGACCTGTTGCTGAAGCATCATTGAAACAGCTTCAGGCAGAGCACATCTCCAGCTGTTTTCATTTCACAATGAACACAAGAGACACACCATGTAAAATGCTCCGTTTTTATTTTAAGAAGGGAGGACATACAACTTAATACAAACAGGATGCAGATGTTTTATGGTtcacaggagggggggggggggggggggtaatttaaCATTCCTATTGTGTTAGTCTCCATCAGTTTTGTTGCCTTCAATGTATGTTGCAACTTGCCATCGAGTGACCAGTCCCTTTCATAGTGCATTGTATTGTCCATTCTACTTATTCTAATTCTACTGTTAGTGCAGGCCTCTTATGCTGCCATGGGGAAGGAGCAGATGGAAGCTCTCTTCAGTTCACAGTCCACTTCTGTCCACCAGCTCTCATCTGGGAGAGGGAACAAATGACAATGTTGTTAAATGAACCACTCATATAACATATCATCCAATTTTAAGGATCTAACTTTGATTGTGTCTAATAGACCTGTTGATTAAAACAGTATCAGAATGTTATGGTCATGAAAGAACAGAAATCTTATAATACAACATGCTCTCATAACCAAAACCAGGTTCATCTGGGTCCTTCCAAGACTTTTTATGATTTATAGCCTTATTTATCAACAGTCTCCAAGGTAGCATTTCACAATATAACCTGTTATTGATAGCACTGTGACTTAGAAAATATTATATTGTTAATACTTAAAAAGTTGTCAATATagatataaaatatttttaaaggTATGAGTCTCACCAATTCTGAACATCTCCAGACAagcctgcttgtctgtctgtgtgtctgggtgaCCGGGCATCCAGTCACTGTAGCCCCAGGCGGACCCGTCGGTCCACTCTGACTGCTTATCCTGCAGgggtcacaacacacacacacataca encodes the following:
- the LOC129859864 gene encoding protein SON-like isoform X3, translating into MAANIEQIFRDFVVNKIKEIEDESQDIILTDEGHPNGKTADGINNTQDKDGVANKEEGAVPQKKHKKHKKHKKHKSKKKKRKEEKESGSESAADSDGDKAKTGEEDDGRSKRHKRHSGKKKKKKQKKDGDKSNSSSGSESESKPQPGNKESKPQDLPDIIPKLEEKCPEKSSRRSRSRSGKRRSRSRDRRGRSRSRSGRRRGGHTRSRSRHRRSGSHSRRSGSARRGRRTRSRSLVILKKDRRSRSRSRRRSKSKTRSQSKHREMISGSPSPSRNDKSKSRSASRDSQSAEKDPSVALAKDESDVKDENVMVPIDPPALASESSIEGVVNMAAATGGGWKPIPFLGDNSKGEPAVSSQPLECLTSPQKCPIPPELPSGEQHEASADHQSTSASDPNLIGQPTGEPGESDGPVFSETLDGSVDSLPHKMDADGGDKVTPQGEELPASPQPKPQPTSGEAETTEKEGESSKSRSPSTRKKSRSKSPGQKKRSDAKSSKKRRSRTKSPGRKRKSRSSSPSRKRKSRTPSRRKRSRSKSGTRKKKSRSKSRTRNKRSKSRSPKRKWSKSRSPARRSKRSRSHSGSRRRGRGAFGSHQLSQRDRWKREPSHSPVLILRKKRSPARTNRDTSKSPPRLTELDKDQLLEIAKANAAAMCAKAGIPIPESLRPKAVLQLPLPNPMSFSMPMNMNMPMNMSMNMPMSMTMNAAMASMTAATMTAALASMGSMASMHQMAPLPSITNKPPPGPPQPNMATIEDVKRKVAKQANSISIKEFTDKCKKIVEKGGELALAEPRVSDDEDDGKPFGRAALREVKGISFSLNNASVRPSPALAVRSEAAFAKEFPVSSGSQHRKKEGDGGGAYGEWVTVDKKAEKAKVAATKALATAAKETSPGDAPLSAVSVATEEPAVVKESDSVFPEPPLQPVDITQAVGERMKAQKRLAENPYDVSAICMLSRAQEQVDAWAQSNTIPGLFTGSTGATVLSSEELSNSGPQAWIKKGQSL
- the LOC129859864 gene encoding protein SON-like isoform X1; translated protein: MAANIEQIFRDFVVNKIKEIEDESQDIILTDEGHPNGKTADGINNTQDKDGVANKEEGAVPQKKHKKHKKHKKHKSKKKKRKEEKESGSESAADSDGDKAKTGEEDDGRSKRHKRHSGKKKKKKQKKDGDKSNSSSGSESESKPQPGNKESKPQDLPDIIPKLEEKCPEKSSRRSRSRSGKRRSRSRDRRGRSRSRSGRRRGGHTRSRSRHRRSGSHSRRSGSARRGRRTRSRSLVILKKDRRSRSRSRRRSKSKTRSQSKHREMISGSPSPSRNDKSKSRSASRDSQSAEKDPSVALAKDESDVKDENVMVPIDPPALASESSIEGVVNMAAATGGGWKPIPFLGDNSKGEPAVSSQPLECLTSPQKCPIPPELPSGEQHEASADHQSTSASDPNLIGQPTGEPGESDGPVFSETLDGSVDSLPHKMDADGGDKVTPQGEELPASPQPKPQPTSGEAETTEKEGESSKSRSPSTRKKSRSKSPGQKKRSDAKSSKKRRSRTKSPGRKRKSRSSSPSRKRKSRTPSRRKRSRSKSGTRKKKSRSKSRTRNKRSKSRSPKRKWSKSRSPARRSKRSRSHSGSRRRGRGAFGSHQLSQRDRWKREPSHSPVLILRKKRSPARTNRDTSKSPPRLTELDKDQLLEIAKANAAAMCAKAGIPIPESLRPKAVLQLPLPNPMSFSMPMNMNMPMNMSMNMPMSMTMNAAMASMTAATMTAALASMGSMASMHQMAPLPSITNKPPPGPPQPNMATIEDVKRKVAKQANSISIKEFTDKCKKIVEKGGELALAEPRVSDDEDDGKPFGRAALREVKGISFSLNNASVRPSPALAVRSEAAFAKEFPVSSGSQHRKKEGDGGGAYGEWVTVDKKAEKAKVAATKALATAAKETSPGDAPLSAVSVATEEPAVVKESDSVFPEPPLQPVDITQAVGERMKAQKRLAENPYDVSAICMLSRAQEQVDAWAQSNTIPGLFTGSTGATVLSSEELSNSGPQAWIKKDQFLRAAPVSGGVGEFLMRKMGWRTGEGLGRHREGTVEPIIIDFKTDRKGLVAEGEKTQKSGGMVVMKDLLGKHPVSALMEMCNKKKWIPPEFVMVTHSGPDHRKNFLFKVVVNGQDFQPASASPNKKHAKAMAATVALQAMGEVAGDTGLYTGPVFTTATTGPLFSSNV
- the LOC129859864 gene encoding protein SON-like isoform X2 codes for the protein MAANIEQIFRDFVVNKIKEIEDESQDIILTDEGHPNGKTADGINNTQDKDGVANKEEGAVPQKKHKKHKKHKKHKSKKKKRKEEKESGSESAADSDGDKAKTGEEDDGRSKRHKRHSGKKKKKKQKKDGDKSNSSSGSESESKPQPGNKESKPQDLPDIIPKLEEKCPEKSSRRSRSRSGKRRSRSRDRRGRSRSRSGRRRGGHTRSRSRHRRSGSHSRRSGSARRGRRTRSRSLVILKKDRRSRSRSRRRSKSKTRSQSKHREMISGSPSPSRNDKSKSRSASRDSQSAEKDPSVALAKDESDVKDENVMVPIDPPALASESSIEGVVNMAAATGGGWKPIPFLGDNSKGEPAVSSQPLECLTSPQKCPIPPELPSGEQHEASADHQSTSASDPNLIGQPTGEPGESDGPVFSETLDGSVDSLPHKMDADGGDKVTPQGEELPASPQPKPQPTSGEAETTEKEGESSKSRSPSTRKKSRSKSPGQKKRSDAKSSKKRRSRTKSPGRKRKSRSSSPSRKRKSRTPSRRKRSRSKSGTRKKKSRSKSRTRNKRSKSRSPKRKWSKSRSPARRSKRSRSHSGSRRRGRGAFGSHQLSQRDRWKREPSHSPVLILRKKRSPARTNRDTSKSPPRLTELDKDQLLEIAKANAAAMCAKAGIPIPESLRPKAVLQLPLPNPMSFSMPMNMNMPMNMSMNMPMSMTMNAAMASMTAATMTAALASMGSMASMHQMAPLPSITNKPPPGPPQPNMATIEDVKRKVAKQANSISIKEFTDKCKKIVEKGGELALAEPRVSDDEDDGKPFGRAALREVKGISFSLNNASVRPSPALAVRSEAAFAKEFPVSSGSQHRKKEGDGGGAYGEWVTVDKKAEKAKVAATKALATAAKETSPGDAPLSAVSVATEEPAVVKESDSVFPEPPLQPVDITQAVGERMKAQKRLAENPYDVSAICMLSRAQEQVDAWAQSNTIPGLFTGSTGATVLSSEELSNSGPQAWIKKDQFLRAAPVSGGVGEFLMRKMGWRTGEGLGRHREGTVEPIIIDFKTDRKGLVAEGEKTQKSGGMVVMKDLLGKHPVSALMEMCNKKKWIPPEFVMVTHSGPDHRGGKWSRLPACVSQSQ